The Salvelinus namaycush isolate Seneca chromosome 38, SaNama_1.0, whole genome shotgun sequence genome includes a window with the following:
- the LOC120031758 gene encoding ras-related and estrogen-regulated growth inhibitor yields MAKSPEVKLAVFGRAGVGKSALVVRFLTRRFIWEYDPTLESTYRHQATIDDEVVTMEILDTAGQEDTQQKESHMRWGDGFVIVYDITDRGSFDEVAPLRGLLEEVKKPKNVPLVLVGNKADLDHARQVGTEEGERLAAEMACAFYECSACADEGGMVTEAFHELCRELRRRKAVQGKARRRSSTTHVKQAINKMLTKISS; encoded by the exons ctcTAGTGGTGAGGTTCCTGACCAGACGTTTCATCTGGGAGTATGACCCAACGCTTG AATCAACATATCGCCATCAAGCAACCATAGACGATGAGGTTGTGACCATGGAGATCCTTGACACAGCCGGACAG GAGGACACGCAGCAGAAGGAGAGCCACATGCGCTGGGGCGACGGCTTCGTCATCGTCTATGACATCACTGACAGGGGCAGCTTCGACGAAGTGGCTCCTTTGCGGGGCCTCCTAGAGGAAGTCAAGAAACCCAAGAATGTCCCGTTGGTTTTGGTGGGCAACAAGGCCGACCTAGACCATGCCCGACAGGTGGGCACAGAGGAAGGCGAGCGGCTGGCCGCCGAGATGGCGTGCGCCTTCTACGAGTGCTCGGCATGCGCCGACGAAGGCGGCATGGTGACGGAAGCATTCCATGAGCTGTGTCGCGAGTTGAGGCGCCGCAAGGCGGTCCAGGGCAAGGCCAGGCGTCGTAGCTCCACCACCCACGTCAAGCAGGCCATCAACAAGATGCTGACCAAGATCAGCAGCTAG